One part of the Anaeromyxobacter sp. Fw109-5 genome encodes these proteins:
- a CDS encoding ATP-binding protein — protein MAIDTTTQRPRPRAPRTRAGYLNAVAAMAATTAVATAARALGLPDVEMLFLLGVMITALSSGRRAALLAAALAVVSYDFFFVPPPYTLDISDARYLLTFAMLFGLSVVIGTLTLRLREQRQAAVERERRTAALYALSRELGAALDEESVANVSVLAVAHAFEAEAVFLRARGGELAAIAASPPAAVLGPSERALAQWVAEHGQAAGRGTGTLTGEEVLCTPVRAWGDALAVLAVRTPEPRDLDLEQRGLLEAVARQAALALDRVRLAAEARQAELRARTEALRSGLLSSVSHDLRTPLAVITGAASTLRADLALEPETRRDLSDAICEEAERLERLVANLLDMTRLDAGAVEPRREWVPLVEVLGGALTRLDRRLAGRRVVTALPDDLPLVSLDPVLVEQLLVNLLENAAKYTPAGSTVEIGARSEGDTLCVEVGDRGPGIPPGDEERIFERFHRGAHAGVRGVGLGLPIARAIAQAHGGRLVAANRPGGGAVFRLTLPMSSEPPRAAEPAGESSA, from the coding sequence GTGGCGATCGACACCACGACGCAGCGCCCCCGCCCGCGCGCTCCGCGAACGCGCGCCGGGTACCTCAACGCGGTGGCGGCCATGGCGGCGACCACGGCGGTCGCGACCGCCGCCCGCGCGCTCGGCCTCCCGGACGTCGAGATGCTCTTCCTGCTCGGCGTCATGATCACCGCGCTGAGCAGCGGGCGTCGCGCCGCCCTCCTCGCCGCGGCGCTGGCGGTGGTCTCGTACGACTTCTTCTTCGTGCCGCCGCCGTACACCCTCGACATCTCCGACGCGCGCTACCTCCTCACCTTCGCGATGCTGTTCGGGTTGAGCGTCGTCATCGGGACGCTCACGTTACGGCTGCGCGAGCAGCGGCAGGCGGCCGTCGAGCGCGAGCGGCGCACCGCCGCGCTGTACGCGCTCAGCCGTGAGCTCGGAGCCGCCCTGGACGAGGAGAGCGTCGCGAACGTGTCCGTGCTGGCGGTCGCGCACGCGTTCGAGGCCGAGGCCGTGTTCCTGCGCGCGCGCGGCGGCGAGCTCGCCGCGATCGCCGCGTCGCCCCCGGCGGCGGTGCTCGGTCCGTCCGAGCGCGCCCTCGCGCAATGGGTGGCGGAGCACGGCCAGGCGGCGGGGCGCGGCACCGGGACGCTCACCGGCGAGGAGGTGCTGTGCACCCCCGTCCGCGCGTGGGGCGACGCCCTCGCGGTGCTCGCCGTCAGGACCCCGGAGCCGCGCGATCTCGACCTCGAGCAGCGCGGCCTGCTCGAGGCGGTCGCTCGCCAGGCGGCGCTCGCGCTCGATCGCGTGCGACTCGCCGCCGAGGCGCGGCAGGCCGAGCTGCGCGCGAGGACCGAGGCGCTCCGCAGCGGGCTCCTCTCCTCGGTCTCGCACGACCTCCGGACGCCGCTCGCCGTCATCACCGGGGCCGCCTCGACGCTGCGCGCCGACCTGGCGCTGGAGCCCGAGACGCGACGGGACCTCTCCGACGCGATCTGCGAGGAGGCCGAGCGGCTCGAGCGGCTCGTCGCGAACCTGCTCGACATGACCCGGCTCGACGCCGGCGCCGTGGAGCCGAGGCGCGAGTGGGTGCCGCTCGTCGAGGTCCTCGGCGGGGCGCTCACCCGGCTCGACCGCCGGCTCGCGGGGCGACGCGTCGTGACGGCGCTGCCCGACGATCTGCCGCTCGTCTCGCTCGATCCGGTGCTGGTGGAGCAGCTCCTCGTGAACCTCCTCGAGAACGCGGCGAAGTACACGCCCGCGGGCTCGACGGTCGAGATCGGCGCGCGCAGCGAGGGGGACACGCTCTGCGTGGAGGTGGGGGACCGCGGTCCAGGGATCCCGCCGGGCGACGAGGAGCGGATCTTCGAGCGCTTCCACCGGGGCGCCCACGCGGGCGTGCGCGGGGTCGGCCTCGGCCTGCCCATCGCCCGCGCCATCGCCCAGGCGCACGGCGGCCGGCTCGTCGCCGCGAATCGCCCCGGCGGCGGCGCCGTGTTCCGCCTCACCCTGCCCATGTCCTCGGAGCCACCTCGAGCCGCCGAGCCCGCGGGAGAGAGCAGCGCATGA
- a CDS encoding RIO1 family regulatory kinase/ATPase codes for MNDPLAPLLADGVVEEVCARLKSGKEADLWLVRHGGEVVAAKVYKAREARNFRNNAGYREGRQVRDTRMQRAMDRGSRFGQAAAEEAWKAKEADALYALHAAGVRVPRPVMFYEGVLLMEVVVDAHGHPAPRLVDAHVAPDQAAALYADLRGQMVRMLGADLIHGDLSPYNVLVGWDGPVVIDFPQVVGAAHNSRAEFYFERDLENLRRFFAALDPSLRAASNDAREIWRAYVRRELTPDFVPSGRAPEAPRGGGERHERHGGGQGERHRPAHPGNRRNDARGRGRPERPERPERGGGAGGGHSSREAHPPSSERSQPQGGNRRRNGSPERGQPQGGDRRPSRPPERGQPQGGDRRSSRPPERGQPQGSDRRPNAARPPGPGQGSGNRPPGRGQDRRSAPAPEVIRVVRPPLGPGAPSAPPPERPPSTTRPPHGGPQAQGQRSHPRRGRR; via the coding sequence ATGAACGATCCCCTCGCACCGCTCCTCGCGGACGGCGTCGTAGAAGAGGTCTGCGCCCGCCTGAAGAGCGGCAAGGAAGCCGATCTCTGGCTCGTGCGCCACGGCGGCGAGGTCGTCGCGGCGAAGGTCTACAAGGCGCGCGAGGCGCGCAACTTCCGGAACAACGCCGGCTATCGCGAGGGGCGGCAGGTGCGCGACACGCGCATGCAGCGCGCGATGGACCGCGGCAGCCGCTTCGGGCAGGCCGCGGCCGAGGAGGCGTGGAAGGCGAAGGAGGCGGACGCGCTCTACGCGCTCCACGCCGCCGGGGTGCGCGTACCGCGGCCGGTGATGTTCTACGAGGGCGTCCTCCTCATGGAGGTCGTGGTGGACGCGCACGGTCACCCCGCGCCGCGGCTCGTGGACGCGCACGTCGCGCCGGACCAGGCGGCGGCCCTCTACGCCGACCTGCGCGGGCAGATGGTGCGCATGCTCGGCGCCGACCTCATCCACGGCGATCTCTCCCCATACAACGTGCTCGTCGGGTGGGACGGTCCGGTGGTCATCGACTTCCCCCAGGTCGTCGGCGCGGCGCACAACTCCCGGGCGGAGTTCTACTTCGAGCGCGACCTCGAGAACCTGCGCCGCTTCTTCGCCGCCCTCGACCCGTCGCTCCGGGCGGCGTCCAACGACGCCCGGGAGATCTGGCGTGCGTACGTGCGCCGCGAGCTGACGCCCGACTTCGTCCCGAGCGGCCGTGCGCCGGAGGCGCCGCGGGGCGGCGGCGAGCGACACGAGCGCCACGGCGGTGGACAGGGCGAGCGTCACCGCCCGGCGCACCCAGGGAACCGGCGCAACGACGCGCGCGGGCGCGGCCGGCCCGAGCGGCCCGAGCGGCCCGAGCGCGGCGGCGGCGCGGGTGGCGGCCACTCGTCGCGCGAGGCGCATCCCCCATCGTCCGAGCGATCCCAGCCGCAGGGCGGCAACCGCCGGCGGAACGGATCGCCCGAGCGCGGCCAGCCGCAGGGCGGCGACCGCCGTCCGAGCCGACCGCCCGAGCGCGGCCAGCCGCAGGGCGGCGACCGCCGTTCGAGCCGACCGCCCGAGCGCGGCCAGCCGCAGGGAAGCGACCGCCGTCCGAACGCGGCGCGTCCTCCCGGCCCCGGCCAGGGCAGCGGGAATCGCCCGCCCGGACGCGGTCAGGACCGCAGGAGCGCGCCGGCGCCGGAGGTGATCCGCGTGGTGCGGCCGCCCCTCGGACCGGGCGCGCCCTCCGCTCCGCCGCCGGAGCGGCCGCCTTCCACGACGCGGCCGCCCCACGGCGGCCCTCAGGCCCAGGGCCAGCGCTCGCACCCCCGGCGCGGACGCCGCTAG
- a CDS encoding translation initiation factor 2, which produces MKTLTELSGSLIRTAAAAIEATRRTLPREEKAPAPTPEAPAPAGAESGGPEAAAESAPVEAASSAETTPGTEIAPGSEAGTAAPGEPAPDAAAAALEEAVAKATGLAGERLGMLRAAVEVVGGRVDDVRLVRVFGPEEPVPGATTLGGHQYVVDLLPRNMKQVAGEARDDRGGRRGGRGGRGGGGGGGRGGGGGGTKAGATGGFSMDSLREDRKNERGGRGRPGGGGRRPGGAGGRPGGAPKK; this is translated from the coding sequence ATGAAGACCCTGACCGAGCTCAGCGGCTCCCTGATCCGGACGGCTGCGGCCGCCATCGAAGCGACGCGGCGAACCCTTCCCCGCGAGGAGAAGGCGCCTGCGCCCACGCCCGAAGCGCCGGCGCCGGCCGGAGCGGAGAGCGGTGGCCCGGAGGCGGCCGCGGAGAGCGCGCCGGTCGAGGCCGCGTCCTCCGCCGAGACGACGCCTGGGACGGAGATCGCTCCCGGCTCCGAGGCGGGCACCGCCGCGCCCGGTGAGCCGGCCCCGGACGCGGCCGCCGCGGCGCTGGAGGAGGCGGTCGCGAAGGCGACCGGCCTCGCGGGCGAGCGGCTCGGCATGCTGCGCGCCGCAGTGGAGGTCGTGGGCGGACGCGTCGACGACGTGCGGCTCGTGCGCGTCTTCGGACCGGAGGAGCCGGTCCCCGGCGCGACCACGCTCGGAGGCCATCAGTACGTCGTGGACCTGCTCCCCCGGAACATGAAGCAGGTCGCCGGCGAGGCCAGGGACGATCGCGGCGGCCGCCGGGGCGGACGCGGAGGGCGCGGAGGCGGCGGAGGCGGTGGGCGCGGAGGTGGAGGCGGAGGTACCAAGGCCGGCGCGACGGGCGGCTTCTCGATGGACTCGCTCCGCGAGGATCGCAAGAACGAGCGCGGCGGCCGCGGCCGGCCGGGCGGTGGCGGTCGGCGGCCGGGCGGCGCCGGCGGTCGTCCGGGCGGCGCGCCCAAGAAGTAG
- a CDS encoding dihydrolipoamide succinyltransferase: MARGEVQVSRIFFGGLLAIALLFLGSVAILLRLDGGSRGAPATSSTTPPLGPGSGRSPSPSPVPVAREGAATRAGEGTARAAALHRPPRPQAMLPSRRHALASFRRELAAGLAELDGRVARCAARNGPDAGVAAMSFVLDVETVANGIRIRGVRLESSGSASAADVACASSALRDHVIPAPSAEPGRRWELRFSAGAGS; the protein is encoded by the coding sequence GTGGCTCGAGGGGAGGTCCAGGTGTCGCGAATCTTCTTCGGGGGTCTCCTGGCGATCGCGCTCCTGTTCCTGGGCAGCGTCGCGATCCTCCTCCGCCTCGACGGCGGCTCGCGCGGAGCGCCGGCGACGAGCTCCACCACGCCGCCGCTCGGGCCCGGCTCGGGACGATCGCCGAGCCCCTCGCCGGTGCCGGTCGCGAGGGAAGGCGCCGCCACACGCGCGGGGGAGGGCACCGCTCGGGCTGCGGCGTTGCATCGACCCCCGAGGCCGCAGGCCATGCTCCCGTCGCGGCGCCACGCGCTCGCGTCCTTTCGTCGCGAGCTGGCGGCGGGGCTCGCCGAGCTCGACGGCCGCGTGGCACGCTGTGCGGCGCGGAACGGTCCGGACGCGGGCGTCGCGGCGATGTCGTTCGTCCTCGACGTCGAGACCGTCGCGAACGGCATCCGGATCAGGGGCGTACGGCTCGAGTCGAGCGGATCGGCCAGCGCCGCGGACGTGGCCTGCGCGAGCTCGGCGCTGCGCGATCACGTGATCCCGGCACCCAGCGCGGAGCCGGGACGCCGGTGGGAGCTGCGGTTCTCGGCGGGCGCGGGCAGCTAG
- a CDS encoding response regulator transcription factor has product MQRLLVVDDDADLRETLAHRLSHEGFVVEVARDGAEALAKLASGRSPTAIVLDLGMPTMSGWQFRDLQKRNPALAEIPVVVMTGEAPLGIDVQHVLQKPFAIDHLVETIRRITVRS; this is encoded by the coding sequence ATGCAACGCCTCCTCGTGGTGGACGACGACGCAGACCTCCGGGAGACGCTCGCTCACCGGCTCTCCCATGAAGGATTCGTGGTCGAGGTCGCGCGCGACGGCGCGGAGGCCCTGGCCAAGCTCGCCTCGGGGCGCTCCCCCACCGCCATCGTGCTCGACCTCGGGATGCCCACGATGAGCGGCTGGCAGTTCCGCGATCTGCAGAAGCGCAACCCGGCCCTCGCCGAGATTCCCGTCGTGGTCATGACGGGCGAGGCGCCGCTCGGCATCGACGTGCAGCACGTGCTCCAGAAGCCGTTCGCGATCGACCACCTCGTCGAGACGATCCGGCGGATCACCGTCAGGAGCTGA
- a CDS encoding response regulator — protein MTPPGPLVLVVDDEAQVRRFLRAALGSRGFRLVEAETLREAEQLATSHNPDVYLLDLTLPDGDGVDLARRLREWTRAPIIVLSARGREEDKVNALDAGADDYLTKPFGVNELLARLRVALRHAQASPAQPAVLEAGPLRIDLARREVTVEGREVRLTPTEYRLLALLARHAGMVLTHRQILREVWGPNATEAHYVRVHMAELRKKIEADPARPRLLVTEPGVGYRLQDRAEGS, from the coding sequence ATGACCCCACCCGGACCGCTCGTGCTGGTGGTCGACGACGAGGCGCAGGTGCGCCGGTTCCTGCGCGCCGCCCTCGGCTCTCGTGGCTTCCGCCTCGTCGAGGCGGAGACGCTCCGCGAGGCCGAGCAGCTCGCCACGAGCCACAACCCCGACGTCTACCTCCTCGACCTCACGCTCCCGGACGGCGACGGGGTGGACCTGGCGCGGCGCCTGCGCGAGTGGACGAGGGCGCCGATCATCGTGCTGTCCGCGCGCGGCCGCGAGGAGGACAAGGTGAACGCGCTCGACGCGGGCGCGGACGACTATCTGACGAAGCCCTTCGGCGTGAACGAGCTGCTGGCGAGGCTCCGGGTCGCCCTGCGCCACGCGCAGGCGAGTCCGGCGCAGCCGGCGGTCCTCGAGGCGGGGCCGCTCCGGATCGACCTGGCGCGCCGGGAGGTGACCGTGGAGGGTCGCGAGGTGCGGCTGACGCCGACCGAGTACCGGCTGCTCGCGCTGCTCGCCCGTCACGCCGGCATGGTGCTGACGCACCGGCAGATCCTTCGCGAGGTGTGGGGGCCGAACGCGACCGAGGCGCACTACGTGCGTGTCCACATGGCCGAGCTGCGCAAGAAGATCGAGGCCGATCCGGCGCGTCCGCGGCTGCTGGTCACCGAGCCGGGGGTCGGTTATCGCCTGCAGGACCGGGCGGAGGGCAGCTGA